Proteins found in one Bicyclus anynana chromosome 26, ilBicAnyn1.1, whole genome shotgun sequence genomic segment:
- the LOC112045802 gene encoding UDP-glucosyltransferase 2: MKLATLLLAVASLTTTSAYHILCVQNVPSKSHYHLMKGLVDPLLEAGHQVTLITTFPGSKPVPNLTYIDVSHIQDLVKHIDMTHQQSQGLDIVKQFARNISRSSLETPAVRDTLTRGQFDAVITEWFFSDMDAGYAAVLQVPWIQLSGMVLHTHMEYLVDAVRSVPTIPAMVNDYDVPMTLWQRLMNSFAYLYFSYHTTWDQSSVQANYEQYFAPIAAARGVALPEFTSAMRNISVLFVNSHPSFAPAMPVPPNVVDIAGYHIDEVVPPLPKDLKDLLDSSPQGVVYFSMGSVLKSAALPEQTRKDLVKMFSELPYTVLWKFEEKMEGLPKNLHIRPWMPQSSILSHPNVKVFITHGGLLSTLESLQFGVPVIAVPVFGDQPSNARRSVRAGHALMVPFHPPDMAADLKVALHETLSNSSYYKRAQQLSKLFRNRPVSNKKLIQHYVELAIETKGAYHLRSKSLLYSWYQLWMLDQLAVLVLALLLIITLIKRGINRFTKKPVKGKKDKRN; the protein is encoded by the exons GTAACATTGATCACGACATTCCCAGGATCAAAGCCGGTGCCAAATCTGACGTACATTGACGTCAGCCATATTCAGGATCTGGTGAAAC ACATAGACATGACACATCAGCAGTCTCAAGGCTTGGACATCGTGAAGCAATTCGCGAGGAACATCTCCCGGAGTTCGCTCGAGACTCCCGCAGTGAGGGACACCCTGACCCGGGGACAGTTCGACGCCGTCATCACCGAGTGGTTCTTCTCCGACATGGATGCTGG GTACGCCGCAGTGCTGCAAGTCCCCTGGATCCAGTTAAGCGGCATGGTGCTCCACACGCACATGGAGTACCTGGTGGACGCGGTGCGCTCCGTGCCCACCATCCCCGCCATGGTCAACGACTACGACGTGCCCATGACGCTGTGGCAGCGCCTCATGAACAGCTTCGCTTACTTGTACTTCAGCTATCACACCAC CTGGGACCAGTCATCAGTACAAGCGAACTACGAACAGTACTTCGCTCCGATAGCAGCGGCGCGCGGCGTCGCTCTGCCAGAGTTCACCAGCGCCATGAGGAACATCTCCGTGCTGTTTGTCAACTCGCACCCGTCCTTCGCGCCCGCCATGCCGGTTCCGCCCAACGTGGTGGACATCGCTGGCTACCACATCGACGAGGTTGTGCCTCCTTTGCCCAAG GACTTGAAAGATCTCCTAGACTCGTCACCCCAGGGGGTAGTCTACTTCAGCATGGGGTCCGTGCTCAAATCCGCAGCGCTCCCAGAGCAGACCAGAAAGGATCTGGTCAAGATGTTCTCAGAACTGCCCTATACCGTGTTGTGGAAGTTTGAGGAGAAGATGGAAGGTCTGCCGAAGAACCTCCACATCAGGCCCTGGATGCCACAGTCTAGTATACTtt CGCACCCCAACGTGAAGGTATTCATCACCCACGGAGGACTCCTCAGCACCCTGGAGTCACTCCAGTTTGGGGTGCCCGTGATAGCTGTGCCAGTGTTCGGAGACCAGCCCAGCAACGCGCGGCGCAGCGTGCGCGCCGGACACGCGCTGATGGTGCCCTTCCATCCCCCGGACATGGCTGCCGACCTCAAGGTGGCGCTCCACGAGACGCTCAGCAACAGCAG CTACTACAAGCGAGCGCAGCAGCTGTCCAAGCTATTCCGCAACCGCCCCGTCTCCAACAAGAAGCTCATCCAGCATTACGTCGAGCTGGCCATCGAGACCAAAG GAGCGTACCACCTGAGGTCCAAGAGTCTGCTGTACAGCTGGTACCAACTATGGATGCTGGACCAGCTGGCGGTGCTGGTGCTAGCACTGCTCCTCATCATCACACTCATCAAGAGAGGAATCAATCGATTTACAAAGAAGCCGGTGAAAGGAAAAAAAGACAAGAGAAACTAA
- the LOC128198044 gene encoding glycerophosphodiester phosphodiesterase 1, with amino-acid sequence MFLAIFSIAYNSVYYVISFFLSFICALHTVLPFGIDVALVGVAAFYITRLKRPDQENVRNIFGPLPGSKESLLYPDKIVKCIAHRGAGLDAPENTLEAFKYCVDRECNFVELDVRTSKDGELVLLHDSSLQRLSGVSTDIREAEWDSVKDIDVGATHPNRHLYKEVHLCLLSEALDYLLSKNVKIIIDVKGDDKQVISGVLRTFSLKPELYQQAVVTTFNPFTLYQIRHKDPQIVGAISYRPYCFSAQDYDAESGPSNPRYGDKLALHGALRVADLLHSLLWRWSARWCAASAVLLHKDIVSPSEVSYWRSLGVRCAGWCVNRPLEKLYWRAVLRAPYLANTLLGEPEEKRDRDTSCEEADRPAHTVDKILDTEKRMTSGQN; translated from the exons ATGTTTCTGGCAATATTCTCTATCGCGTACAACAGTGTTTATTACGTAATAAGtttctttttaagttttatttgcgCTCTCCATACAGTGTTACCTTTTGGGATCGATGTCGCCTTGGTTGGCGTAGCTGCGTTTTATATTACGCGTCTCAAGAGACCGGACCAAGAGAATGTGCGGAATATATTCGGCCCTTTGCCAGGATCAAAGGAGAGTTTACTTTACCCGGATAAAATAGTGAAGTGCATAGCCCACAGAGGTGCGGGCTTGGATGCCCCTGAAAACACATTGGAGGCTTTCAAATAC TGTGTGGACAGAGAGTGTAACTTTGTAGAGCTTGATGTGAGAACGTCAAAAGATGGAGAACTGGTACTGCTGCATGACTCAAGCCTCCAACGATTGAGCGGGGTCAGCACTGACATACGAGAGGCTGAGTGGGACAGTGTTAAGGACATTGACGTCGGTGCCACACATCCTAACAG ACATCTATACAAAGAGGTACATTTATGTCTGCTGTCAGAGGCCTTGGACTATTTGCTGTCAAAGAATGTCAAGATCATTATTGACGTCAAGGGAGATGACAAGCAG GTGATATCCGGCGTGCTCAGGACTTTCTCGCTGAAGCCAGAGTTATACCAGCAGGCCGTGGTCACCACCTTCAACCCTTTCACCTTGTACCAG ATTCGGCACAAGGACCCACAGATAGTGGGCGCTATCAGTTACCGACCGTACTGCTTCAGCGCGCAGGACTATGACGCGGAGAGTGGTCCGAGCAATCCCAG gtacGGGGATAAGTTGGCGCTCCATGGAGCCCTGCGCGTCGCCGACTTGCTGCACTCGCTGCTCTGGCGCTGGAGTGCTCGCTGGTGCGCCGCCAGCGCAGTCCTGCTGCACAAGGACATCGTCAGCCC GAGCGAGGTGTCGTACTGGCGCTCGCTGGGGGTCCGCTGCGCCGGCTGGTGCGTGAACCGGCCGCTGGAGAAGCTGTACTGGCGCGCCGTGCTGCGGGCGCCCTACCTCGCCAACACGCTGCTGGGGGAGCCCGAG gaAAAGAGGGACCGAGACACAAGCTGTGAGGAAGCAGACCGTCCCGCTCACACTGTAGACAAAATATTAGACACAGAGAAACGGATGACGTCCGGACAAAATTAA